TATATTTATATTAATGAAATATGGTATGTTGTATGCAGGATTCTCTGGTAGGATTCAACGCTCGTTGCTGGTCATATCTCGGTGCGAGAGGATGATACTACGATCTACTCTCAGTTGGGGCACGAATACTGTGGGCTAACCACTCACAGCAGGTTTTTCACGGTTTCCGAATATCTCGGAAGAGGTTACGTCTGCGGCGTTCTCTCGTACGTGTTAGCAACGGCGGTATCGAAATCGCGGGCTGCAGCGAGAACGTCGCTGTCGGGATTTACCGAAAAGTAGGCTTCAGAATCTTCCTCGTCGCTGTCGACTCGGTTGAGAAGGCCGATATCCACGAATTCGTCCATCGCGTCCGCGAGATAGAGCGTCTTTAACGGTATATCGGCGGCATCGGCGATCTCTGAGCGGGTGTACTCCGCGCCAGCATCTAACGTTACCGCTGCACGAAACAGTGCAGCTGCTTCGTCTCGCTGTGCGACGAGTTCCCAACCAGTTTTGGGGGGGTCTGAGCGCATTCATGGGGTATACGGCGTCGCTCATCATAAAATCTTGAATTAGCTCTGTTGCTAAACTTGCAGTTCAGGACAGTCGTGAACGACCACGTGTAGCAAGTCTTTATACGGTCGCACGGCGGTTTATCGGTATGAGCAGTCGCGACGTGGTTCTAGAGCTACTCCGTGAGAACGCCCGCTACTCCGTCGAGGATATCGCCCGCCAAACCGACGCAGACGCCGAGACAGTCGAGAAAATCATCCTCGACCTCGAATCTGAGGGTGTCCTGAGAGGGTATCGCGCTGTCGTCGACTGGGATAAACTCGAACAGGAGACCGTGCGCGCGGCGGTCGAACTCAATCTCACACTCGACCGCGAGACCAGTTACAACGACGTCGCCGAGCGTATCGCCAAGTTCCCGATGGTCGAGTCGCTCCACCTCGTTAGCGGGGATTACGACTTCATGATGGAAGTCGAGGGCGACTCGATGCGCGAAGTGTCCCACTTCATCAGCGAGAAGGTCGCGCCCGTTCCAGAAATCACCCAGACAGTGACCCACTACGTCATGGAGTCGTACAAGGAACACGGCATCGAGTTCGGTGACGGCGACGACGACGACAGACTCTCCGTCTCACCATGACGTTCGACATTGCAGACCGGGTCGACGCGGTGCCACCGTCGGGTATCCGACGCTTCTTCGAGTTGGCCGAAGAGATGGACGATATCATCTCGCTCGGGGTTGGAGAGCCGGACTTTTCGGCACCGTGGGCGGCACGAGATGCTGCAATCGCCTCACTGGAACAGGGTAAAACCTCGTACACCGCGAACCGCGGTCGACGAGATCTTCGAGAGAAGATCTCTGACCACGTCGACGATCGGTACGACCTCGATTACGCTGCCGAAGACGAAATTCTCGTCACCGCGGGCGCGAGCGAAGGGATCGACCTCGCCTACCGGGCGCTGGTCGACCCCGACGACACAGTCGCCGTCGTGCAACCGTGCTACGTCTCCTACGTTCCCGGCGTCATCTTCACCGGCGGTAACGTGCTCTCGGTCGAGACCCGCCGCGAGGACGAGTTCAAACTAACGCGGGAGGTACTGGAGTCGTCCGGTGCAGCCGACGCAGACGTCCTCGTGCTCTGTTACCCGAACAATCCAACCGGCGCGACGATGACCGGCGAAGAACTCCGACCGGTCGCCGACTTCGCCCGCGAACACGACATGACGGTGTTCTCGGACGAAATCTACGCCGACCTGACGTACGAACACGAGCATACATCTATCGCGACGCTGCCGGGAATGCGCGAACGTACTGTCGTGTTTAATGGCTTCTCGAAGGCCTACGCAATGACGGGAATGCGCCTGGGGTATGCGATGGCTCCGCCAGAGGCGACGGCAGCAATGAACCGCATCCATCAGTACACGATGTTGTCTGCACCGACGACGGCCCAGTACGCTGCTATCGAGGCCCTCGAATCGTGCGATGACGTCGTTGCAGACATGAAAGCCCAGTACGACCGTCGCCGGAAGTTCGTCCTCTCGCGGTTCGCGGACATGGGTATCGATTGTTTCCGGGCCAGCGGTGCGTTCTACGCTTTCCCGGAGTGTCCATGGGACGATGCCAGCGAGTTCGCCGAAGCCCTCCTCCACGAAGAGGGGGTCGCTGTCGTACCCGGCACGGCCTTCGGAGAGGGCGGCGAGGGCCAACTACGTGTCTCGTACGCGACGGGACTCGACGAGTTGAAAGAGGCAATGGCCCGTATCGAGCGGTTCGTCGTCTGACCATTGCTGTCCCGGTGTTTGGCCATCCAGACGTTCGGCGACCGTGAATTCAGATCTGCTACTGTATGCCGTCGGCGGTGTTTCTGGCGTAAAGCTTTTTCACGCCTAAGGGCAGATGAATTGTAATGGCAATCGATGACACAGGGGGAGGCAATGAACAGGCTGATTCCGGGGGTGGAGTTGGTAGGGATCCGGCCACTACTGTCGGGGACTACTCCTGGAGTGATTTTCGCCGTGAAGAACACGATGGGGGACAGTTCGACCGGACGGCGTATCTCGGCTTCGACCCGAGAGACCTCCCTCGGAAGCTCGAAGCCGGCGCGAGCGCCGGCAAGACACTTCAAGAACAGTTCGAGGAGTTCTGTGACCCTGAACGCACCCCTGTCGTAAAGGACACGTACTCCTGGGAACACTTCAAACGGGAGTACTACTACGACAAGAACGGGAACGCGCCTCGGTCGAGCGACGGGGAAAAAGAACCGTTCGAAGCAGCACAGTATCTCGGCTTCGACCCCGACGAAACCGATGACCGATTAAGCCACGCCCAGTCGATCACGTCAGACCTCGAGAATCTCGTTGACGAACGGACAGTCAACGTCGCCGAGGAACTCGACGAGGACGCATTCTTCTCGGACCGTTACGGCAACACGACAGTCGTCAATCGGTACGATCTCGAAAAGTCTGTTCCGTTGGAGAAGAAGACCCACTTCGTCGAAGAGAACCGCTACTGGGTGAACAAGCCCTACGCCTGTGTCATCATCTTTCACTCCCGAAAAGAAAATGAGCGCAAATACTACGTTATCGAACCGCACCTCAACGACATCGAGAACGAACTGAAGGATTTCCTCTCCCGGAAGCTCAAAACCGCTATCAAATACTCCGAAGACGACGTCATCGTCCAGGGCGACGAGAACGACCGCGCAGAGGTCATTCAGCGCGAGGCCGAACGGCTTTTGCAGCGCTATGGACTCTACGACGGGACGATAACAGACGACACTGGGTCCGCCGAGAGCGGCGGCATGATGGGCTCGCTCAAGGAGATGCTCGGAATGGACGATGTCCAACCGGAGGTCGAAGAGAGCGGAGTCGACGGTATCGAAGTCCGTCCCGAACCGATTATACTCGAAGAGGACCCCGACACACTCACCGAGTACCAGGTCGAGAAACTCCTCTATCTGCTCAAGCGAAACTTCATCGGTTACGCCAACATCGACCCGGTCAAACACGATATCAACGTCGAGGACATCTCCTGTGACGGGTACAACAGCCGCGTGTTCGTCTACCATACAGACTACGAACAGATAATTTCGAACGTCACGCACGGCGAGAAGGATCTGGACGACTTTGTCGTCAAACTCGCGCAACGCTCCGGCAAGGGCATTTCGAAACGCCAGCCGCAGGTAGACGCGACGCTCCCGGACGGATCGCGTGCCCAGCTCACACTCGGCCGGGAAGTCTCCGACCACGGGACTAATTACACCATCCGTCAGTTCAAGGACGTTCCCTTCACCCCAATCGACCTCATCAACTGGAACACGTTCAATCTCGACGAGATGGCTTTCCTCTGGCTCTGTATCGAGAACCACAAGTCGCTCATCTTCGCCGGCGGGACGGCGTCCGGGAAGACGACCAGCCTGAACGCTATCTCTCTGTTCATACCTTCGAACGCTAAAATCGTCTCAATCGAGGACACCCGCGAGGTCGAACTGCCCCAGCGAAACTGGGTCGCCAGCGTCACTCGTCCCTCCTTCGGACAGGATGACACCGG
This genomic stretch from Halorubrum lacusprofundi ATCC 49239 harbors:
- a CDS encoding Lrp/AsnC family transcriptional regulator encodes the protein MSSRDVVLELLRENARYSVEDIARQTDADAETVEKIILDLESEGVLRGYRAVVDWDKLEQETVRAAVELNLTLDRETSYNDVAERIAKFPMVESLHLVSGDYDFMMEVEGDSMREVSHFISEKVAPVPEITQTVTHYVMESYKEHGIEFGDGDDDDRLSVSP
- a CDS encoding pyridoxal phosphate-dependent aminotransferase, with the protein product MTFDIADRVDAVPPSGIRRFFELAEEMDDIISLGVGEPDFSAPWAARDAAIASLEQGKTSYTANRGRRDLREKISDHVDDRYDLDYAAEDEILVTAGASEGIDLAYRALVDPDDTVAVVQPCYVSYVPGVIFTGGNVLSVETRREDEFKLTREVLESSGAADADVLVLCYPNNPTGATMTGEELRPVADFAREHDMTVFSDEIYADLTYEHEHTSIATLPGMRERTVVFNGFSKAYAMTGMRLGYAMAPPEATAAMNRIHQYTMLSAPTTAQYAAIEALESCDDVVADMKAQYDRRRKFVLSRFADMGIDCFRASGAFYAFPECPWDDASEFAEALLHEEGVAVVPGTAFGEGGEGQLRVSYATGLDELKEAMARIERFVV
- a CDS encoding type II/IV secretion system ATPase subunit — encoded protein: MAIDDTGGGNEQADSGGGVGRDPATTVGDYSWSDFRREEHDGGQFDRTAYLGFDPRDLPRKLEAGASAGKTLQEQFEEFCDPERTPVVKDTYSWEHFKREYYYDKNGNAPRSSDGEKEPFEAAQYLGFDPDETDDRLSHAQSITSDLENLVDERTVNVAEELDEDAFFSDRYGNTTVVNRYDLEKSVPLEKKTHFVEENRYWVNKPYACVIIFHSRKENERKYYVIEPHLNDIENELKDFLSRKLKTAIKYSEDDVIVQGDENDRAEVIQREAERLLQRYGLYDGTITDDTGSAESGGMMGSLKEMLGMDDVQPEVEESGVDGIEVRPEPIILEEDPDTLTEYQVEKLLYLLKRNFIGYANIDPVKHDINVEDISCDGYNSRVFVYHTDYEQIISNVTHGEKDLDDFVVKLAQRSGKGISKRQPQVDATLPDGSRAQLTLGREVSDHGTNYTIRQFKDVPFTPIDLINWNTFNLDEMAFLWLCIENHKSLIFAGGTASGKTTSLNAISLFIPSNAKIVSIEDTREVELPQRNWVASVTRPSFGQDDTGDVDEFDLLEAALRQRPDYIVMGEIRGEEGRTLFQVMSTGHTTYTTFHADSVGEVIKRFTTERLC